The nucleotide window TGGCGTCGGGCAGGGGGATGCCGAGGACGTTCTCGAAGTTGACGAGGCGATAGCCACGTGCGGTAAGCAGTTCGGCGAGGGGCGGGTCGGCGAGGTGGGCCAGCTCGATCTGGACGGGTGATTCCGCGGCCGCGTAGCGCTTTTCGATGTCGTCGAGTTCCGCTGTGGTCGGTGTACCGGCGAAGCCGAGACCTGCCACCTTGTTGAGGGGCGAACCCGGCTCGGCGAAGGAGGCCACGCCGCCGGCCAGCGGGACGGTGAAGCCTCCGCCGCCCAGGCGTTCCGCGGCCGCGGCGCTGCCCATGGTGATCAGGTCGGTCTCGGCGCGTTCGATGCGCGCGGCGAGTTCGGTACTGCAGAACAGGGATCCGCTGGTCATCGGAGCAGCGTAATCCGTGCGCGCACCGTCGGGCCAGGGAATTTCCGGCGCGCGCCGTGGCGACTGCCGGGCGCGTCGAGCGGGCTGTCGGCAAGGGCCTAAACTCGACCGGTGCGCCTTGTGATTGCTCGTTGCCAGGTCGATTACGTCGGTCGGCTTACCGCCCATCTGCCGATGGCCAAGCGGCTGTTGATGATCAAGAACGACGGTTCGGTGCTGGTGCATTCCGACGGCGGGTCCTACAAGCCGCTGAACTGGATGAGCCCGCCGTGCTGGCTGGAGGAACGCGACGGGGACGCGCCCGAGGGCGCGAAGGCGCTGTGGGTGGTGACCAACAAGGCCGGCGAGGAACTGCGGATCACCATCGAGGAGATCGAGCACGACTCGGCGCATGAGCTCGGCGTCGACCCCGGCTTGGTGAAAGACGGTGTGGAGGCGCACCTTCAGGCATTGCTGGCCGAGCACATCGAGACGCTCGGTCCGGGATATTCGCTGATTCGGCGCGAGTACATGACGGCCATCGGGCCGGTGGACATCCTGTGCCGCAATGCCGACGGCGCCACCGTCGCGGTGGAGATCAAGCGCCGCGGTGAGATCGACGGCGTGGAACAGCTGACCCGCTACCTGGAGCTGCTGAATCGTGATCCGCTGCTGGCGCCGGTCGCGGGCGTTTTCGCGGCCCAGCAGATCAAGCCGCAGGCCAAAACCCTGGCTGAGGACCGTGGAATCCGCTGCCTCACCCTCGATTACAACGCCCTGCGCGGCACGGACAGCACCGAATTCCGTCTGTTCTGAGG belongs to Nocardia sp. XZ_19_385 and includes:
- the nucS gene encoding endonuclease NucS — translated: MRLVIARCQVDYVGRLTAHLPMAKRLLMIKNDGSVLVHSDGGSYKPLNWMSPPCWLEERDGDAPEGAKALWVVTNKAGEELRITIEEIEHDSAHELGVDPGLVKDGVEAHLQALLAEHIETLGPGYSLIRREYMTAIGPVDILCRNADGATVAVEIKRRGEIDGVEQLTRYLELLNRDPLLAPVAGVFAAQQIKPQAKTLAEDRGIRCLTLDYNALRGTDSTEFRLF